TTTTAAATGTATTGATAATGTTCTTGACTTGCTTCTGGTTGTAATTACTGCCGCCATTTTTTATGTTATTGTATCTACAAGCTAACACTGATGTGTCCACTCATAACCTACTCTAACTGCATAGTCTAGAGTAACTAGGAAAATTACCGTAACTTCTGTTGTTGCAGAGCTACCGTAAAACCCTGAACCAGTGCACAAATCCAATAAGGTTTATGAACACatcatatttattacacattgCACCCTGGTAGTTTACTCCAGCAGTCACTGTAGTTTCTTTGTATTTAGTGTATTTACGGTAGCTGTGTTACTCCAGCAGTTACGGTAGTTTCTTTGTGTTTTAGTGTATTTACGGTAGCTGTGTTACTCCAGCAGTTACGGTAGTTTCTTTGTGGTTTAGTGTATTTACAGTAGCTGTGTTACTCCAGCAATTacggtagttttttttttgtttagtgtaTTTACGGTAGCTGTGTTACGGTAGCTGTGTTACTCCAGCAGTTACGGTAGTTTcctcttgtttttgtgtatttatggtACGGTCAGTGTATTTGGTTTAGTGTATTGTATAAAACTGGCCAGAAACCAGAGCCATAAGCGTACCtagcataaaataaaatgatgccACGtccacatgtttgtgtgtaaaacaaCACTTGATTGTTAGTAATTCTTTTGTAGTTTTCATGAAGTACGTTATTTCTGAAGCACAAATATATATCAATACAtcttataaatatacatacgtGTCAAAAACAAATCATGAATCGAAATTCAACGAACAAACATAAATCGATAAATAGATTTACAGACATGAAATGAAACCACGACAAATAATCCATGCGAACAGGAAAACCAGTCACGCTCAAATCATTTCATCCACAGGCtctttattgatatttttttttacagcaggtGATCAATTTTACTCCGATACATGATAAGAAACAATGCTGTTATGATAGATAAATATACGCACATCTGATTTCTCCTTGGTTATATCAGTTTTTTAAAACTCGGCTGAGAAAACTGAAATTTGCTTTCCGACGTTCCAGCAGGTTTTACACCGAAGCTttacacttaatttttttttaaaatacattttcactgaACTGTTGgtttaagtgttttttaaatttatttatttgaaagtaAAATACTCTGCAATATTCTCACAAAAAATACTAAGAAATGACTATCGTAAATTGAAATTTGTATAGATTTCATCACTGAATGTCgtatatcgtgtgtgtgtgtataccaatTATCGCCTCGTGTCTAATACGAGTCATGCTAACTACTTGTGAAGATATAAACAAACGGTGGCGTAAAGCTGATGCACGAATATGGCTTAATTAACTCGATAAACCTGATCAGCACGTCCATCATTTTTCTCGTTTCTAACACAAATAAGATGTATAGGTTTTACTATAGCACTAGATAATATTAAACATCGTTTGTTTCTAGGTTCTTAGTCAGTATACGGTTTTCGACACTTCAATCACGTTGATCAATAAGGCTCGGCTTGTACtctaatcacaaaaaaatatatagaaacaGTAAACAGTCGTCGTAACAGTCATCGTACAGCGAGAATTCGGCCGTGTCCCAAACGCTAAAATTCACGCCTACTTACTTTAACATCAgccattttgtaaataaaatttaaaaaatcccaaacacacactaaaacatAGCGTCGACTCTAACGATATCGTTATAAGCGTAAATGCGGTGTTCTTTCGATTTTTTAGGATCAGCGTGGTGCTGTTTTTAGCTTCAGAGAAACTCTGTACTGCTGCCTGTTGCTTTAGCAGTGGGAAATGGCggcaaaataaaatccaaagtTATCTCCGACATGGTGCTGGAGATGTCGGATGTGTTTGGCACCGctatgtgttagctagctaagttaTATCGAGCACgaatataattttattaaccATCCTAACCACTAAGTAACAAGTTTTCCCGCTAACTCTATTGTTTGCTATTAGCGTTTGTGATACAGCCTTTAAAtagattcatttttttctgaccGAATGTCGAGCATGTTGTGATCAAAACCACATCACTGCCAcacttttttcaaattttattatttttcacgcGAGAAAGAGAAGGACGAGACGTACGGCTTGTTTGGCACACAGCGCCCCCTACGGAGCTGGAGgaatttacttctttttttttttgttgttttttttgcaatgttcACACCACCAGCCAGTGATGAAGctagaagaaaacagaaaacacatgagAACATCACATGCAGCTCTTAGGATTTGTTTTGGTCAAGTGCAAAAGTTAGCATCCCCTAAGaagtaaatgaagaaaaattatatGAAAgaaaagtagtttttttttattattattatgcaacaaaaatggttaaatTGTGCACGTTTAAGACAAGCTTAAAAGTCTCATCTGAACGTACCGTGAACTGCCGCACTTCACCGCGCTCCACCAGGTGATGCTCCGTCTCTGGCGTGATTGCATACGCCAGTTTCTACAACCAGAAAACAAATGATTCAAAACAATTTAGTCATAAGTTGGCGACACTCGAAACATTTCGAAACCTTCAGGGTTCTGTGGTTGTGCCTCTGAGGGAACCTTACAACAAAGTGATGTCCTCTCGTAAATGGTTCCAAGCAGGAtcctttaggaagctaagaagcCAGAGAACACTTTAAGAACCCCCTGAGGAACCCTTTTTTCAAACAGTGTGGGTATTAACTCGGTAAGTGTGCGGTACAAACCGGAAATTATTGCCCATTATTTTCTCTCTTAATCTCTAGAACTTTTCAGGAGTTTAACATTTTAGCTCTTGGTACCTTCTACATTAGTAGGTTAGAGGGGGATGACATGTACCACCAGGGAACCACCGTAAGATGCTTAAGTACAACCAGAAAGTTCCGAACATGTAAACACTTAACGTAGGCACTGCGGTGGACCTACGGTGCAGAAGCTTCCGGGCAGGACGCAGAACTTGTAGATGGCGTAGATGGGAACCATGATCATGGAGGAGATGGACAGACACCAGCCGAGCATGTTAGCCCATGTGGGGAATGAGTAGGAGCCGTATTTCGGGGGGTTGAAGGTCGCGAAGCTCACCACCACCATGAACTAGATACAGGatggaaaagggagaaaatgcagGAATTTGTTTACAacggtggaaaaaaaacaacctgtttAGAGGTACATTTTGaactcctgaccaatcagacacCAAACAAGTTTAACGTCTACAGGTATGAAACAATTTTTCAGCTAACTTctttattagcattagcattactTGGATCTACAAGCACTACCATGTGGCAatagtgtttgtttttacaacCTGGAGGTGAAAACATAAGCATAAGAGTCTTAGTCAAGAGTGGTGCTTTCGGGAACTCGGAACCTTTTGGTAACTAGCGCTGGTTTAGCGCGGTTAATTTCCAGCTGCATAACCACCAAAACTTCTATAAGTGATGAGAGAGAGTCGTGTACCAGCAGGAAACAAGGACTGACGAATTTCCAGCAGAGTCGCCAGTAAATTCCTGGTCGTTGCCCAATCATCTCCTGGATATCGTCACTGAAACGAtccacacctacacacacacacacacacacacacactacttcaCTGGGGAAACAGCAGAATTTCTTCCCTTTCAATGTAAAGTGGGTGGGGCTAATCATTGGTAAAACATTGCGTAAGCTTCACCCTGACCAATCATAAGGCTACATTTATTAAACCAGTCTTCACCGAGCGTAGCTAGCAAAAACTGGCCTAGCGAGTGAAATACATGGGCTGACCTAGCGATCTAACTTGTAGATTGAAAGCTAATCTAGTGAGCGTAGCTACTGCGTAACGCTATAATTGGGTGGTTGCTACATGCTCATTTAAGtattaggccacgcccattAGCTCAGTGCGATCTGTGTGAGAGTTGTATTGTTTTCCTTTGCTAACTGTTTTTCTATAAAACTAATCACGATCACCCGAGTCTTTTGCCGAGTCGTGAACAGAACCGAATGTTCCCTCTGGTGCACGTTGTGCCTTTTATATATGTGACCAGATGCTCTAATCAAAGAGGAACGAGAGATTCGGAGAGACGTTGCGGCTATAAATAGCGGCAGCATGTCGGTGACGCGCGTTTCCCGCCGCAGGTCGCTGTCAGCGCTGATGCTCCTCAGGCGTGACTCGTTTAGCtttttctggggaaaaaaggccCAAGTTTTTGGGTCACAGCCTTGATTCTGGTGACCTgccaggtcaaaggtcagtcAGCGTTCTCTTCAAATTGGTCTCTGATGACCCTGCTGGTCTTTTGAAGTTCAGGTCAGTCGTTTAGATGAGAATCGCCTCGGGGAACGTTCGGAAAGTTCAGCTTTCAGCAGGATGTACTCGTCCGTAGATTATCTTTTTTCCTTCCACTGTATTAACCACAGCTCACATGGTCTCCTCTTTAACCCATAAAATTCAAATGGCACGATGTATATGCTGTAATCATGAGATTTGGCTCCGTGTCGTGAACTGTGCGTTCGGGCCGCACTCACAGCGGAGTGAATAGGGTGCTCGTTTGGCCCTATGTAGtgagtagtgtgtgtggatTGGGACGCGTCCACACTGAGCTAATGAAGCGATGACGAATTGGAACACAACCTGCCTCTCTCATCCCTGATTGGCTGTCACTTCTGTAATGGAGAATCAGCttccctgaacacacacacactcaccataaaACCAGGCGATGCCGATGGCTTCAATCAGCACGCCGAAGAGGATCGATGTCCCTGCCGCAAAGTGGTCCAACAGCGTGAAGACGTAGATTCCTCCCTGTAAGGAatggagagggagggagggggagggagggggtgtCTTAGCACGCATCAGAGATTTGTAGAATCGGATGAAGCTATGAATTCCGTCTCTTAAATTGAAGTCTAGCCTCGGTCCTGGTCCCCGGCCTGGCCAGGCGGCCATGTTTGTGTCTCACTCACGTTGGTGACGCAGAAGAGCGAGATGAGGAAGGTGGACACCACGATGAAGAGTGTGAACAGTTCTCTGTGTTTGTGCAGGAACTTGAATTCGTCGATGAGTCCCGTGATCACAGACTCCATCCCGCCCATCTACAGCAGATACATTTCAGAATAAATACACGGATTCTCGCCGACAGTGACGAATCATTGCTATGGTGAATTTCTCTCTTAGGAGACGTTTGTTTAAaactttatggaaggagtctccagtgtcggcgctttgcagcagtcagaggtgaagctgtaacttttcgtGTGAGCACAGATTCATCCAGCATTCGCTACATCTCTGAGAGAAACCTTCACAAAGTTGTACtttctgtgatttttaaaaaaaaaattttatttataattgtatgTATAACACTTCATACGTAAACGTTTAGTTTTGAAAAGTTTGTACTAGTGTGTTTAAGGTGttttaataaacagattttggGAGGGTCTCACGGCGCTGTCGATGCCCAGCGTGAGGAGCATGATGAAGAAGATCACAGCCCAAACGGAGGAGCCTGGCAACGTCGCAATGGCTTCTGGGTAAATTATAAACACCAAACCAGGACCTGCAGGACATGAAAGATGTTGCGTTATTAATGTCTGTTTattaatctgtctgtctttccgtCCAAAGGTCTCCATCTGTTCCTTCATCCACGTAAtgatctgtctctctttctttaccATCTCCATCTATTTATTCATCAATCTTTCAATCCATTCTTCTGTTCACAGGTCTGTCTAAAtccttccatccctccatccatagGTCTctctacatccatccatccaagggtctgtattcattcatccatccatccatccacccacaggtctctcatccatccatctaagggtctgtattcattcatccatccatccatccaagggtctgtattcattcatccatccatccatccatccacaggtctctcatccatccatccaagggTCTGtctgcattcattcatccatccatccatatatctgccacatccatcagtccatccatccatccgtagGCCtgtcttcatccatccatccataagtATGTCTCATCGATCTATCCATTTATGGGTCTTcctcatccatctatccatccaagggtctgtatccatccatccatccatgcatacatcatccatccatccttccttccatctatccatatGTCTGCCTCATccaacaatccatccatccatccaaaggCTTGTCTGCCTGTCTGACTATCTTTCTGTTCggttatctgtctatctctgtctgtcttgctctctcaaTCTCTGTCCATCTCTAAATACGTTCTCAAAGCGTCCGTCTCTTTCTCACCAGTTCGGTGCTACTTTTAGCTTGAAATGGATGAATACTGAATAAATAATATGACGTTAGAAAATAACTTCAATATGAAAATCACCGGCAATATGACGTTAGAAAATACTATAACGCAAGCCGACTCATTTAAATACGGTTTCCTCCTCTCAGTGAAATCCATCTGGTCCAGTCTCGCAGTTTCCAGTAGGTCCCGGTAATCGTACAAAGTTCCCTCTCCTGACAGAGAACACACTCACCGTCAGTGGCGACTTTATCCAGGGCCACGTTGTGTTTCTGCGACATGTAGCCCAGGAAGGAGAAGATGACGAAGCCGGAGAAGAAGCTGGTCAGGGAGTTGATGGAGCTGGTGATGATGGCGTCTCTGTGAACACACAGTAAACAGCCTTGTGATGAACAGTATCAGAGTCTTTATCACTTGCAGTGTGTGGAGTCCAGTCTGAAAATGGCAACTGCAATAAACAACAGGCCTGTTAATGTCTAACAGGACGTTCACAGCAGTGTACCGTGTACGCATGGGTGTGCACAGtgtgaatgaatcatttgtgtGAACATATGGCTTGCAGTGTGTGTAcggggtgcgtgtgtgtgtttaatgtgtgacttgcagtgtgtgtgtgtatgatgtgtggcttgctgtgtgtgtgtatgtgatgggtggcttgctgtgtgtgtgtgtgtgtgtgtatatgatgagtggcttgctgtgtgtgtgtatatgatgtgtggcttgctgtgtgtgtgtatgatgtgtggcTTGCAGTGTATACAGTGTGACTTGCAGTGTGTGTACAACGTGTGActtgcagtgagtgtgtgtgtatacgatgtgtgacttgcagtgtgtgtatacGATGTGAGTTGCAATGTGGCCAGTGTgacttgcagtgtgtgtgtgacttgcagtgtgtgcagtatgtgtacagtatgacttgcagtgtgtagtgtgtgacagtgtgtgacttgtaatgtgtacagtatgacttgcagtgtgtgcagtgtgtacagtatgacttgcagtgtgtacagtatgacttgcagtgtgtacagtatgtgtacagtatgacttgcagtgtgtacagtatgacttgcagtgtgtacagtatgtgtacagtatgacttgcagtgtgtacagtatgacttgcagtgtgtacagtgtgttgcTGTGTATGTGACTTGCAGTGTGTGACTTGCACTGTGTGcagtatgtgtacagtatgactTGCAGTGTGTACGGTGTGTGGCTTGCAATGTGTGACTTGCAGTGTGTACAATATGACTTGCAGTGTGTGACTTGCAAGGTGTATAGCATGATGTgcagtgtgtatacagtgtgatttgcagtgtgtatgtgtacagtgtgtgacttgcaatgtgtacagtgtgtgactTGCAGTGTGTATAGTATGACttgcagtgtgtgcagtatgTGTACAGTACGACttgcagtgtgtgcagtatgtgtatagtatgacgtgcagtgtgtacagtgtgactTGCAATGTGTATAGCAtgatgtgcagtgtgtgtagtgtgatgtgtagtgtgtgactTGCAGTGTGTATAGTATGACttgcagtgtgtacagtgtgacttgcagtgtgtgcagtatgtgtacagtgtgacttgcagtgtgtacagtgtgacttgcagtgtgtgcagtatgtgtacagtgtgacttgcagtgtgtacagtgtgacttgcagtgtgtacagtgtgacttgcagtgtgtgcagtatgtgtacagtgtgacttgcagtgtgtacagtgtgacttgcagtgtgtagtgtgacttgtagtgtgtgtgtgtgtgtgtgtgtacagtgtgacttgttgtgagtgtgtacagtgtgacttgtggtgtgtgtgtgtgtacagtgtgacttgtggtgtgtgtgtgtacagtgtgacttgtgtgtgtgtgtacagtgtgacttgtggtgtgtgtgtgtgtacagtgtgacttgtggtgtgtgtgtgtacagtgtgacttgtgtgtgtgtgtacagtgtgacttgtggtgtgtgtgtgtgtgtacagtgtgacttgtggtgtgtgtgtgtgtgtacagtgtgacttgcagtgtgtgtaaagtgAGTTGCagtgtgagtggtgtgtgtagtgtgagtacgttgtgcagtgtgtagttTGTATGAGCACTGTGAGTACATTGTGTGCAGTATGAGCGTGGCGTGAGTGCACTGAGGGTATGTTGTCTACAGTGTATTTGCAGTGTGTATTATGACTGAGTACAGTGTGTACGCAGTGTGTAGGGTGCGTGAGTACTCAGTGTGAGTACGGCGAATGTATGCTGTGTAGTGTGAGAACTACTGTGTATGTGCGCTGCGTATACAATGATTGTGCAGTGTGTATACAATGTGTAGTATGATAGAGTACAatttatatagtgtgtgtgtaacgaatgtgagttgtgtgtacactgtactgtctgtgtgttcagtttagtgtgtgtatatagtgagTATATTGAGTAAGCACAtggtgtatgtgtatagtgagTGTCCTTTGTCTATAGTGTATGTGCAGTGTGTATACTGTGAGTACTGTGTAGTATGATTAAGTACAATTTATACACTCCATACAATGTGTTGTCTGTACAGTGTAGTTTACATGAGTACAGCGTGTATATAACAGTGTGAGCATATGTTgagtggcgtgtgtgtgtgtgagtacagtgTACTGTCTGAATACAGAATCTCCCAGACTTATCAGCTATTATTGGATCATCgtctgatcccaaagaactatcaaacccctgattaacaaacctgacctcgacccctgtcaattgtccagctatagacctatatcaaatctcccctttatctccaagatattagaaaaggttgtacacagcagctatgctcgtacttacatacaggaacaacattcatgaaatgttccagtcagggtttagacctaaTCATAACACAGGCAGCGCTGGTTGAAGTAGTAGATGACCacctactggcctctgatcagggttgtgtctccttgctcgtgttacttgaccttagtgcagcttttgatactataggtcatactattctccttgatagactagaaaacgttgttggcattaagggaacagcccTCTCCTGCCTcgggtcttatttgactgatcgcggtcagttcgtagatgtaactttatgcatactgaggtaaagtttggtgttctgcaaggttctgttttaggcccactgctttttttcttagtccagaatgcagctgcaagagtccttactagaaccagaagatacgaccacatcaccccgatcatatcaacactgcactggctcccagtaaaatttcacattgattatgaaatactattattgacctatGAAGCATTGAATAGTCACACGCCACAGTCCCCGGGTGAACTtatggtcttttatgatccgccacgcctacttccatcaaaaggtgcaggatatttgttggtacctggaatagtgaaggctacagcagggggaagagctttctcttacaaagccccacagttatggaacagccttccaattagtgttcgggactcggtagtgtgtgtgagtacaatATGGGTACGTTCAGTGTGTACCGTGAGTGTACAATGTGTGTAGTATGTCTGTACCCTGTAGCATTTGTCGATGACCTTGTTGCTGGATAAGATGACGaaatcagtgtgtgtacagtgtgtgtgtacctgtagcaGTTGTTGGTGAATTTGTTGTAGCTGGAGAAGGCGATTAAAACGCCGAAGCCGACTCCTAAAGAGAAGCAGATTTGCGTCGCCGCCTCGATCcagacctacacacacaaacacacacacgcacgcacacaaagCGGCTGCAGTGCCGTCATTAGGGATAATTGCAGGAACTCATTGAGCTCAGAGATGAAAGGAACTCGTTGAATGCAGGGTAATTTTGCAAATTGCCGCCGCTCGCATGCGTCTAATCTAATTCTCAAACTGCAGCTTTGAGGTCGTTTGAGCGAGTGACCAGCGAGACACGGCGAAATGTATCACAAACGCCGACAGCGATCCTGCGATTCACGCACTTCCACCATGACACACCAGGAGAGGATACGGACCAGACCGCGTTCACACCGCTACAGCCTGTtcgtctgtccgtctgtctctccatccatttatctaccTTTCCCTCTGTCCAGGTATCCAGCTCTCCATCTGTCCACCTACTCGAACAGTCGGGAACTTGAATTTGATATCGTATCCCTCCACCCATGTGTTTCTGTTCATCCATCCGTTAAGGTTTGTCGTAAATATtctgtaatatactgtacttgTGCGAGTGGTTTTTCACATCCATGTGCACTTAAGCAGCTCAACTGCCAATTAATCACACCATTGCTATGACCAACTCTGCACAcaatgatttgtgtgtgtgtgtgtgtacctgagcaTCACACAGGCGCAGGAAGTCCACACTGAGGTAGGCTTTAATACCGTCGATGGCTCCAGGCAGAGTCACACCCCTCAGCAGGAGAACCGTCAGAACCACGTAAGGCATCGTGGCAGTGATCCacaccacctacacacacacacacacaggttttatTATTGTCGTGACCGCCTATATTTTTATACACATCTCCTTTCGTTCATTTAAGTCTCTGCCCTTCTGATCTAAAGAATTGTCTCACTTTGCCTGAGGTCTTGACTCCCTTCCACAGACTGAAGTAAAGGATGACGATGACGACAGCGAGACAGGAAGTGAGCTGCCAGCGAGGCAGGCCGAGATTATCGATCCCCGTACTGTCCTGAAGGTGCAGAACACCACGcctgcagaacaaaaaaaaacactcataaATGACAAACAACGACATTTGTAAAGATAAGCTAGATAAACATCTCGCTAGCAAGTTTAGCTAGATATGCAACATAACAGATCA
This Ictalurus furcatus strain D&B chromosome 1, Billie_1.0, whole genome shotgun sequence DNA region includes the following protein-coding sequences:
- the slc6a3 gene encoding sodium-dependent dopamine transporter isoform X2, giving the protein MAACRVRIVFFGVLLVCNINMAASLHPSRHQSLSYICILFPQQSPMLRSRAPAALMSSVIAPSNPSGSTGPKEVELILVKEQNGVQFTTSALVAPTGQTHPSGEERETWAKKIDFLLSVIGFAVDLANVWRFPYLCYKNGGGAFLVPYMFFMVIAGMPLFYMELALGQYNREGAAGVWKICPIFKGVGFTVILISLYVGFYYNVIIAWALFYLFSSFSAELPWVDCNNTWNSANCSDLNATFLNDSHKATPALEYFERGVLHLQDSTGIDNLGLPRWQLTSCLAVVIVILYFSLWKGVKTSGKVVWITATMPYVVLTVLLLRGVTLPGAIDGIKAYLSVDFLRLCDAQVWIEAATQICFSLGVGFGVLIAFSSYNKFTNNCYRDAIITSSINSLTSFFSGFVIFSFLGYMSQKHNVALDKVATDGPGLVFIIYPEAIATLPGSSVWAVIFFIMLLTLGIDSAMGGMESVITGLIDEFKFLHKHRELFTLFIVVSTFLISLFCVTNGGIYVFTLLDHFAAGTSILFGVLIEAIGIAWFYGVDRFSDDIQEMIGQRPGIYWRLCWKFVSPCFLLFMVVVSFATFNPPKYGSYSFPTWANMLGWCLSISSMIMVPIYAIYKFCVLPGSFCTKLAYAITPETEHHLVERGEVRQFTLHHWLVV
- the slc6a3 gene encoding sodium-dependent dopamine transporter isoform X1: MAACRVRIVFFGVLLVCNINMAASLHPSRHQSLSYICILFPQQSPMLRSRAPAALMSSVIAPSNPSGSTGPKEVELILVKEQNGVQFTTSALVAPTGQTHPSGEERETWAKKIDFLLSVIGFAVDLANVWRFPYLCYKNGGGAFLVPYMFFMVIAGMPLFYMELALGQYNREGAAGVWKICPIFKGVGFTVILISLYVGFYYNVIIAWALFYLFSSFSAELPWVDCNNTWNSANCSDLNATFLNDSHKATPALEYFERGVLHLQDSTGIDNLGLPRWQLTSCLAVVIVILYFSLWKGVKTSGKVVWITATMPYVVLTVLLLRGVTLPGAIDGIKAYLSVDFLRLCDAQVWIEAATQICFSLGVGFGVLIAFSSYNKFTNNCYRDAIITSSINSLTSFFSGFVIFSFLGYMSQKHNVALDKVATDGPGLVFIIYPEAIATLPGSSVWAVIFFIMLLTLGIDSAMGGMESVITGLIDEFKFLHKHRELFTLFIVVSTFLISLFCVTNGGIYVFTLLDHFAAGTSILFGVLIEAIGIAWFYGVDRFSDDIQEMIGQRPGIYWRLCWKFVSPCFLLFMVVVSFATFNPPKYGSYSFPTWANMLGWCLSISSMIMVPIYAIYKFCVLPGSFCTKLAYAITPETEHHLVERGEVRQFTVRSDETFKLVLNVHNLTIFVA